A genomic window from Variovorax paradoxus includes:
- a CDS encoding dipeptidase has translation MLQFRFSLPALTMGLMAVGLTAPAFAETLKKPALDQLAAAWQGGKPASSFNAFLAQAEKANPELKPAVAAYRKKAPLAGDDLTNIARLLGLYNRLHNQKAVIASLGAMVALPTARNVQIPPHENPTIIDFGKLVEKMARDFGLAYRNVDNRIFEVSLKGKGTEEFGILTHSDVVPAVLSEWVLDDGTRLDPFTMVRVGDRLYGRGTIDDKGSIAAVLYAMKTVKESGLPIQRTMRLMIETTEETGGDAMEYYRGKVPLPAYNIVLDSGYPAVVAEKGAGSLSVFFPAEKTDASVTAITDMGAAAAVNAISQTATATLKGGDLAAVLAKLEAAKPAFLQKYEPQGGKFAIAITRDGDSIAIKVTGTSAHGSEPQNGVNPLPRLGLFLLESGVTLADNQFLKAVKYVDALYGTGYLGEKIGLGYRDDFMGPLTFSPNLIRTGADGRLVVAVNTRMPRGRTPEELKTQVTAKINDWAAANKASVEIKYDQGNWMARDPSGQWLTTLLNIYGDTTGLEAKPVSAAGATTAKQMPNAISFGPGMPGKKYTGHNAKEYKEVPDLDADLQMFTEMLVRIGNLQQMQ, from the coding sequence ATGCTGCAATTTCGCTTCTCGTTGCCGGCCCTCACCATGGGCTTGATGGCAGTTGGCCTCACCGCACCGGCCTTCGCAGAGACGCTCAAGAAACCCGCGCTCGACCAGTTGGCCGCAGCCTGGCAAGGCGGCAAGCCCGCGTCCAGCTTCAACGCTTTTCTGGCCCAGGCCGAGAAGGCCAACCCCGAGCTGAAACCCGCGGTGGCCGCCTATCGCAAGAAGGCTCCGCTGGCCGGCGACGACCTCACCAACATCGCGCGCCTGCTGGGCCTGTACAACCGCCTGCACAACCAGAAGGCTGTGATCGCGAGCCTCGGTGCCATGGTGGCGCTGCCGACGGCGCGCAACGTGCAGATTCCGCCGCACGAAAACCCGACGATCATCGACTTCGGCAAGCTGGTCGAGAAGATGGCGCGCGACTTCGGGCTTGCGTACCGCAACGTCGACAACCGCATCTTCGAAGTCAGCCTCAAGGGCAAGGGCACTGAAGAGTTCGGCATCCTCACGCATTCCGATGTGGTGCCCGCCGTGCTGTCCGAGTGGGTGCTCGACGACGGCACGCGGCTCGATCCGTTCACCATGGTGCGCGTGGGCGACCGCCTCTACGGCCGCGGCACCATCGACGACAAGGGCTCGATTGCCGCTGTGCTCTACGCAATGAAGACGGTGAAGGAAAGCGGCCTGCCGATCCAGCGCACCATGCGCCTGATGATCGAGACCACCGAGGAAACCGGCGGCGACGCTATGGAGTACTACCGCGGCAAGGTGCCGCTGCCGGCCTACAACATCGTGCTCGACAGTGGCTACCCCGCAGTCGTGGCCGAGAAAGGCGCGGGCTCGCTGAGCGTGTTCTTCCCCGCGGAGAAGACCGATGCCTCAGTCACTGCGATTACCGACATGGGCGCCGCCGCCGCAGTCAATGCGATTTCACAGACTGCCACAGCCACGCTCAAGGGCGGCGACCTTGCGGCAGTGCTCGCAAAACTCGAAGCCGCGAAACCGGCCTTCCTGCAGAAGTACGAACCGCAGGGCGGCAAGTTTGCGATTGCCATCACGCGTGACGGGGACAGCATCGCCATCAAGGTCACCGGCACGTCGGCCCATGGCTCGGAGCCCCAGAACGGCGTGAATCCGCTGCCGCGGCTGGGCCTGTTCCTGCTGGAGTCCGGCGTGACCTTGGCCGACAACCAGTTCTTGAAGGCGGTGAAGTACGTCGACGCGCTCTACGGTACCGGCTACCTTGGCGAGAAGATCGGCCTGGGCTACAGGGACGACTTCATGGGGCCACTGACCTTTTCTCCCAACCTGATTCGCACCGGTGCCGACGGCCGGCTGGTCGTGGCGGTCAACACGCGCATGCCGCGCGGCCGCACGCCCGAAGAACTCAAGACGCAAGTCACCGCGAAGATCAACGACTGGGCCGCCGCGAACAAGGCCAGCGTCGAGATCAAGTACGACCAGGGCAACTGGATGGCGCGCGACCCTTCTGGCCAGTGGCTGACGACGCTGCTCAACATCTACGGCGACACCACCGGCCTCGAAGCCAAGCCGGTGTCCGCCGCCGGCGCCACCACGGCCAAGCAGATGCCCAACGCGATCAGCTTCGGCCCCGGCATGCCCGGCAAGAAGTACACGGGGCACAACGCCAAGGAGTACAAGGAAGTGCCCGACCTCGACGCCGATCTGCAGATGTTCACCGAGATGCTGGTGCGCATCGGCAACCTGCAGCAGATGCAGTAG
- a CDS encoding alpha/beta hydrolase → MKTSNILAAAALSLLAAAGAHAETYEGVQPLTSGYSRAEVAPQAAAAARAGNAYGDNEGAASTATPALAASVDRATVRSEAVAAAHAPGQNLRPETFAGSVIPSQAKGLTFTRQAGL, encoded by the coding sequence ATGAAGACCTCGAACATCCTCGCCGCCGCCGCTCTGTCCCTGCTCGCCGCCGCTGGCGCCCATGCAGAAACCTACGAAGGCGTTCAGCCCCTGACCTCCGGCTACAGCCGCGCCGAAGTGGCGCCCCAAGCCGCGGCAGCTGCCCGTGCCGGTAACGCTTATGGCGACAACGAAGGCGCTGCGTCGACCGCAACGCCCGCCCTGGCCGCTTCGGTCGACCGAGCCACTGTTCGCAGCGAGGCTGTTGCCGCTGCACACGCACCGGGTCAGAACCTGCGTCCCGAAACCTTCGCTGGCAGCGTGATCCCCTCGCAAGCGAAGGGCCTGACCTTCACGCGTCAAGCCGGCCTGTAA
- a CDS encoding short-chain fatty acyl-CoA regulator family protein — MKKTFMGVRLRSLREERGLSQLALAQQLGLSPSYLNQIEQNQRPLTVPVLLRLHATLGVDIQAFSEDEEARLIASLREALADNPGGDAVALAELREVATQMPAVGRALVALHQRHRDAMERLEALAGELGDGRGDLARMPQARPMPFEEVRDFFFAHQNHIAPLDEAAEALAAQWRLREGNPGDRLARQLLDAHGVRVVPAEDGEAGAQRRYDPATRVLRLSPYLEPGQHAFQLATQLAFFEVGDMLDELVAAAPLSSDTARSLARIGLANYFAAALLLPYGEFLETAEQLRYDIDQLARRFGVGFETICHRLSSLQRPEARGVPFFLIRVDRAGNISKRQSATHFHFSKTGGTCPLWNVYEAFAQPGRVLTQLARMPDGRAYLWIARTVSHGYRGYGSPNKTFSIGLGCDISHATRLVYSKGMDLRDPDVPTPIGAGCKVCEREACPQRAFPFVGRPLDVDENQSRFMPYAAAPSGNNAIVRSAARRAPASAARPRRSP; from the coding sequence ATGAAGAAGACTTTCATGGGCGTGCGGCTGCGCAGCCTGCGCGAGGAGCGCGGCCTGAGCCAGCTCGCGCTCGCGCAGCAGCTGGGCCTGTCGCCCAGCTACCTGAACCAGATCGAGCAGAACCAACGGCCGCTCACGGTGCCGGTGCTGCTGCGCCTGCATGCCACGCTGGGCGTCGACATCCAGGCCTTCTCGGAAGACGAAGAAGCGCGCCTCATCGCCAGCCTGCGCGAAGCGCTGGCCGACAACCCCGGCGGCGATGCCGTCGCGCTGGCCGAGCTACGCGAAGTCGCCACGCAGATGCCGGCCGTGGGCCGCGCGCTGGTTGCGCTGCACCAGCGCCACCGCGATGCGATGGAACGGCTCGAGGCATTGGCGGGCGAACTCGGCGACGGCCGCGGCGATCTCGCGCGGATGCCGCAGGCGCGGCCCATGCCCTTCGAGGAAGTGCGCGACTTCTTCTTCGCACATCAAAACCACATCGCGCCACTCGACGAAGCAGCCGAAGCCCTCGCCGCGCAATGGCGCCTGCGCGAAGGCAACCCCGGCGACCGCCTCGCGCGCCAGTTGCTCGATGCGCATGGCGTGCGGGTAGTGCCCGCCGAAGACGGAGAGGCCGGCGCGCAGCGGCGCTACGACCCAGCCACGCGCGTGCTGCGGCTCTCGCCCTACCTGGAGCCCGGGCAGCATGCATTCCAGCTCGCCACGCAGCTGGCCTTCTTCGAGGTGGGCGACATGCTCGACGAGCTGGTGGCCGCCGCGCCGCTGTCGAGCGACACCGCCCGCTCGCTGGCGCGCATCGGCCTGGCCAATTACTTCGCCGCCGCGCTGCTGCTGCCCTACGGCGAGTTCCTCGAAACCGCCGAGCAGTTGCGCTACGACATCGACCAACTGGCGCGCCGCTTCGGCGTGGGCTTCGAAACCATCTGCCATCGCCTGAGCTCGCTGCAGCGGCCCGAGGCACGCGGCGTGCCCTTCTTCCTGATTCGCGTCGATCGCGCGGGCAACATCTCGAAGCGGCAATCGGCCACGCACTTCCACTTCTCGAAGACCGGCGGCACCTGCCCGCTGTGGAACGTGTACGAGGCCTTCGCGCAGCCGGGCCGCGTGCTCACGCAGCTCGCGCGCATGCCCGATGGTCGCGCCTACCTCTGGATTGCGCGCACCGTATCGCACGGCTATCGCGGCTACGGTTCGCCCAACAAGACCTTCTCGATCGGGCTGGGCTGCGACATCAGCCACGCCACGCGGCTGGTCTATTCAAAGGGCATGGACCTGCGCGACCCCGATGTGCCCACGCCCATCGGCGCGGGCTGCAAGGTGTGCGAACGCGAGGCCTGCCCGCAGCGGGCGTTTCCGTTCGTGGGCCGGCCGCTCGACGTGGACGAGAACCAGAGCCGGTTCATGCCCTACGCGGCAGCACCGTCCGGCAACAACGCGATCGTCAGGAGCGCGGCCAGGCGCGCACCAGCGTCCGCAGCGCGACCCCGCCGCTCCCCTTGA
- a CDS encoding dipeptidase, which translates to MQHFRFSLSALSLGVALALGAQAHAETIKKPQLDQLAAAWQAGKPPADFNAFLAQAAKSQPALQGSVNAYRSKKASLAGDDLVNIARLLGLYNRLKNQQAVIASIGTMVAIPTVRNVQVPPHESAPIIEFGQLVQKMANDFRLAYRNVDNRIFEVSLKGKGSEEFGILTHSDVVPAVLSEWVLDDGTRLDPFKMTRVGDFLYGRGTIDDKGSIAAVLYAMKAVKESGLPIERSIRLMIETTEETGGDAMQYYRTKTQLPAYNIVLDSKYPAVVAEKGSGALKVLFPAEQADGASTAITAMSGAASANAISQTAMATLKGGDLVAVLAKLEAAKPAFLQKYEGLGGKFAIDISRGTDSVELKVTGVSAHGSRPEEGVNPLPRLALFLQESGVPLAANHYLKAVKYIDALYGTGYLGEKMGLGYADDFMGPLTFSPNLVRMGGDGRLEVTVNARMPRGRTPDELKAQVTSKIDAWASANNVKLEVAYDQGNWMARDPKGAWLSTLLNIYGDTTGLEAKPVPTAGSTTAKLMPNAINFGPAMPGKKYTAHNAKEYKEVPDLDADMQMFTEMLVRIGNLQQMQ; encoded by the coding sequence ATGCAGCATTTTCGATTTTCATTGTCGGCGCTTTCGTTGGGCGTCGCGCTCGCCCTTGGTGCGCAGGCGCACGCCGAAACGATCAAGAAGCCCCAACTCGATCAGCTCGCCGCCGCGTGGCAGGCCGGCAAGCCGCCCGCGGACTTCAACGCCTTCCTTGCGCAGGCCGCAAAGAGCCAGCCCGCATTGCAGGGCAGCGTGAATGCGTACCGCAGCAAGAAGGCCTCGCTGGCCGGCGACGACCTCGTCAACATCGCGCGCCTGCTTGGTCTCTACAACCGCCTGAAGAACCAGCAGGCAGTGATTGCGAGCATCGGCACCATGGTGGCGATTCCGACGGTGCGCAACGTGCAGGTGCCACCCCATGAGAGCGCGCCGATCATCGAGTTCGGCCAGCTGGTGCAGAAGATGGCGAATGATTTCCGGCTGGCCTACCGCAACGTCGACAACCGCATCTTCGAAGTCAGCCTGAAGGGCAAGGGCAGCGAGGAGTTCGGCATCCTCACGCATTCCGACGTGGTGCCCGCGGTGCTGTCCGAGTGGGTGCTCGATGACGGCACGCGGCTCGACCCCTTCAAGATGACCCGAGTGGGCGACTTTCTCTACGGTCGCGGCACCATCGACGACAAGGGCTCCATCGCCGCCGTGCTCTATGCGATGAAGGCCGTGAAGGAAAGCGGCCTGCCCATCGAACGCAGCATCCGCCTGATGATCGAGACCACCGAGGAAACCGGCGGCGATGCGATGCAGTACTACCGCACCAAGACGCAGCTGCCGGCCTACAACATCGTGCTCGACAGCAAGTACCCGGCCGTGGTGGCCGAGAAGGGCTCGGGCGCGCTGAAGGTGCTGTTCCCGGCAGAGCAGGCGGATGGTGCATCGACCGCCATCACAGCCATGAGCGGCGCCGCATCAGCCAACGCGATTTCGCAGACGGCGATGGCCACGCTCAAGGGCGGCGATCTTGTGGCCGTGCTCGCGAAGCTCGAAGCAGCAAAGCCGGCCTTCCTGCAGAAGTACGAAGGGCTGGGCGGCAAGTTCGCCATCGACATCTCGCGCGGCACTGATAGCGTCGAGCTGAAAGTGACGGGCGTCTCGGCCCACGGCTCACGGCCAGAGGAGGGCGTGAACCCGCTGCCGCGCCTCGCGCTGTTCCTGCAGGAGTCCGGAGTGCCACTGGCCGCCAACCACTACCTGAAGGCCGTGAAGTACATCGACGCGCTCTACGGCACCGGCTACCTCGGCGAGAAGATGGGCCTGGGCTATGCCGACGACTTCATGGGCCCGCTGACCTTCTCGCCCAACCTCGTGCGCATGGGCGGCGACGGCAGGCTCGAAGTCACGGTCAACGCGCGCATGCCGCGCGGGCGCACACCCGACGAGCTGAAGGCGCAGGTCACGTCGAAGATCGACGCGTGGGCGAGTGCGAACAACGTGAAGCTCGAGGTCGCCTACGACCAGGGCAACTGGATGGCGCGCGACCCCAAGGGCGCGTGGCTCTCGACCCTGTTGAACATCTACGGCGACACCACCGGCCTCGAGGCCAAGCCGGTGCCCACGGCCGGCAGCACCACCGCGAAGCTGATGCCCAACGCCATCAACTTCGGCCCCGCGATGCCCGGCAAGAAGTACACGGCGCACAACGCCAAGGAGTACAAGGAAGTGCCCGATCTCGACGCCGACATGCAGATGTTCACCGAGATGCTGGTGCGCATCGGCAACCTGCAGCAGATGCAGTAA
- a CDS encoding chaperone modulator CbpM: MVNFTVTTATAVSASQPLAASELAHAVGADTAWVVQLVEVGILRIETTETQPERWQFSSADLQHALEARRLERDFGVGLDAAALILDLQHEVRRLKAVLQARGLR, encoded by the coding sequence ATGGTGAATTTCACTGTCACAACCGCCACCGCCGTCAGCGCCTCGCAACCGCTCGCGGCGAGTGAACTGGCGCACGCCGTTGGCGCCGACACCGCCTGGGTCGTGCAACTGGTCGAGGTCGGCATCCTGCGGATCGAAACGACCGAGACCCAGCCCGAGCGCTGGCAGTTCTCCAGCGCCGACCTGCAGCACGCGCTCGAAGCTCGCCGGCTGGAGCGCGACTTCGGCGTGGGGCTCGACGCCGCCGCGCTGATCCTCGACCTGCAGCACGAGGTGCGCCGGCTCAAGGCGGTGCTGCAGGCGCGCGGCCTGCGCTGA
- a CDS encoding LysR family transcriptional regulator, which translates to MLQSILEIRHLRTLIALRDTGSLVRAAQLLNLTQSALSHQIKLLEDRYDAQLFERKSVPPQFSTTGLRLLQLADTALPLIEEAERDVARLALGRSGQLRIVVECHACFDWLMPAMDAFRQRWPEIELDIVSGFHSDPIAQVMQNRAEVAIVSREGPDEAVDYHALFRFEIMALLANDHPLTAKAYLTARHFTDQTLITYPVPDEVIDVVRQVLAPAGAEPAHRRTTELTVAMLQLVASGRGLATLPLWAVQNYLDRGYVTARRVGSKGLTGRLYMACTPGTSEQPWLADFVRVTRENCFKSLSGIELL; encoded by the coding sequence ATGCTCCAGTCGATCCTCGAAATACGTCATCTGCGCACGCTCATCGCGCTGCGCGACACCGGCAGCCTGGTGCGCGCGGCTCAACTGCTCAACCTCACGCAATCGGCGCTGTCGCACCAGATCAAGCTGCTCGAAGACCGCTACGACGCGCAGCTGTTCGAGCGCAAGTCGGTGCCGCCGCAGTTCAGCACCACCGGCCTGCGACTGCTGCAGCTGGCCGACACGGCGCTGCCGCTCATCGAAGAAGCCGAGCGCGACGTGGCGCGGCTCGCGCTGGGGCGCAGCGGCCAGCTGCGCATCGTGGTCGAGTGCCACGCCTGCTTCGACTGGCTCATGCCGGCAATGGATGCGTTCCGCCAGCGCTGGCCCGAGATCGAGCTCGACATCGTCTCGGGCTTTCACTCCGACCCGATCGCGCAGGTGATGCAGAACCGCGCCGAAGTGGCGATCGTGTCCAGGGAAGGCCCCGACGAAGCGGTGGACTATCACGCGCTGTTCCGCTTCGAAATCATGGCCCTGCTGGCCAACGACCATCCGCTGACGGCCAAGGCCTACCTCACGGCGCGCCACTTCACCGACCAGACGCTCATCACCTACCCCGTGCCCGATGAAGTGATCGACGTCGTGCGGCAGGTGCTGGCGCCTGCGGGCGCGGAGCCTGCGCACCGGCGCACGACCGAGCTCACGGTGGCGATGCTGCAGCTGGTGGCGAGCGGGCGCGGCTTGGCAACGCTGCCGCTGTGGGCGGTGCAGAACTACCTGGACCGCGGCTACGTCACTGCCCGGCGCGTGGGCAGCAAGGGCCTGACGGGACGGCTCTACATGGCGTGCACGCCGGGCACGTCGGAGCAGCCGTGGCTGGCGGACTTCGTGCGCGTCACGCGAGAGAACTGCTTCAAGAGCCTGTCGGGAATCGAGCTGCTCTGA
- a CDS encoding DUF1345 domain-containing protein produces the protein MAARPRLFIATAIAIATGLLIPSAVEAHLVTRLLIAWNTGACLYVLLAAVMMTRSSQQHMRYRAQIQDDGQIVILVLVVVSAIASLAAIGGELAVVKDMHGLEKIAHIALAGLTVMSSWAFTQIMFTLHYAHDYYAGAGRGRKPGLQFPDDEPPTYGDFFYFSAVIGTSGQTADVSFVSKPLRRIGSVHCILAYLFNTTVLALLINIGASMF, from the coding sequence ATGGCCGCCCGGCCGCGACTCTTCATTGCCACGGCCATCGCCATTGCGACCGGCCTGCTCATACCCTCGGCCGTTGAAGCCCACCTGGTCACGCGCCTGCTGATAGCGTGGAACACGGGGGCCTGCCTGTACGTGCTGCTGGCCGCGGTCATGATGACCCGGTCGTCGCAGCAGCACATGCGCTACCGCGCGCAGATACAGGACGATGGGCAGATCGTCATCCTCGTGCTGGTGGTGGTGTCCGCCATTGCGAGCCTGGCGGCCATTGGCGGCGAGCTCGCGGTGGTGAAGGACATGCACGGCCTGGAGAAGATCGCGCACATCGCGCTGGCCGGGCTCACGGTGATGTCGTCGTGGGCTTTCACGCAGATCATGTTCACGCTGCACTACGCGCACGACTACTACGCCGGCGCTGGCCGGGGGCGCAAACCCGGCCTCCAGTTTCCGGACGACGAACCGCCGACCTATGGCGATTTCTTCTATTTCTCCGCGGTGATCGGCACTTCGGGGCAGACGGCGGATGTGTCCTTCGTGTCCAAGCCTCTGCGGCGCATCGGCTCGGTGCATTGCATCCTGGCCTACCTCTTCAACACGACCGTGCTCGCGTTGCTCATCAACATTGGCGCGAGCATGTTTTGA
- a CDS encoding MFS transporter, protein MPSSSQAGGLFRGWLVVAGAFAVTFVGFGSAYTFSAFLESLQKDFGASRGSVSLVFSLAGFLYFGLGVLSGPLADRWGSRRLAVAGMVLVGLGLALAGQARSLTQIYLAYGLGVGLGVGASYVPVLGAVQRWFVRRRGFASGLAVSGIGVGTLVMPPLASFFIETLGWRNAYLALGALAVVVGVGMALLIENDPRDRGLGPDGDPPQPKAASAQAEGFAVRDAVRSRRFAGLYVACLISSFGLFVPFVHLVPYALDHGVPNAYAVLLLGAIGVGSTAGRFFLGGLADRMGRAQTMLLMSTGMALSLLVWAASSGFWGLAVFAFFYGAFYGGFVALLPALVMDYFGGRNIGAIIGVLYTSVAFGTLVGPAAAGFAFDVSRSYLLPILFSVGANLVAAGIMWAMSRMDASAKLASTASPRGTVGHDPSTARRS, encoded by the coding sequence ATGCCATCCTCATCGCAAGCCGGCGGCCTCTTCCGCGGCTGGCTGGTGGTCGCAGGCGCCTTTGCCGTGACCTTTGTCGGCTTCGGCAGCGCCTACACCTTCAGTGCCTTTCTCGAATCGCTGCAGAAAGACTTCGGCGCCTCGCGCGGCTCGGTTTCGCTGGTGTTCTCGCTGGCAGGCTTTCTCTATTTCGGCCTCGGCGTGCTCAGCGGTCCGCTGGCCGACCGCTGGGGTTCGCGGCGGCTGGCCGTCGCCGGCATGGTGCTGGTCGGGCTGGGGCTGGCGCTTGCGGGGCAGGCGCGGAGCCTGACGCAGATCTATCTCGCTTATGGGCTGGGCGTTGGCCTCGGGGTCGGCGCGTCTTACGTGCCGGTGCTGGGTGCGGTGCAGCGCTGGTTCGTCAGGCGGCGCGGCTTTGCCTCGGGGCTGGCCGTGAGCGGCATCGGCGTGGGCACGCTGGTGATGCCGCCGCTGGCGTCGTTCTTCATCGAGACGCTGGGCTGGCGGAACGCCTACCTGGCGCTAGGCGCGCTGGCGGTGGTGGTGGGCGTGGGCATGGCGCTGCTGATCGAGAACGACCCGCGCGACCGCGGGCTCGGCCCCGACGGCGATCCGCCGCAGCCCAAGGCCGCATCGGCCCAGGCCGAGGGCTTCGCGGTGCGCGATGCCGTGCGTTCGAGGCGCTTCGCCGGCCTGTACGTGGCCTGCCTCATCAGCTCCTTCGGCCTGTTCGTGCCCTTCGTGCATCTCGTGCCCTACGCGCTGGACCACGGCGTGCCCAATGCGTACGCGGTGCTGCTGCTGGGTGCCATCGGCGTCGGCAGCACGGCCGGGCGCTTCTTCCTGGGAGGGCTCGCTGACCGCATGGGACGCGCGCAGACCATGCTGCTGATGTCGACCGGCATGGCGCTGTCGTTGCTCGTGTGGGCAGCGTCCAGCGGCTTCTGGGGGCTGGCGGTGTTCGCATTTTTCTACGGCGCGTTCTATGGCGGCTTTGTCGCGCTACTGCCGGCGCTGGTGATGGACTACTTCGGCGGGCGCAACATCGGCGCGATCATCGGTGTGCTCTACACAAGCGTGGCCTTCGGCACGCTGGTGGGCCCGGCGGCCGCGGGCTTTGCCTTCGACGTGAGCCGCAGCTACTTGCTGCCGATTCTTTTCAGCGTGGGGGCCAACCTCGTGGCGGCCGGCATCATGTGGGCGATGTCGCGGATGGACGCCTCTGCAAAGCTGGCCAGCACGGCCTCGCCGCGGGGTACAGTCGGGCATGACCCAAGCACCGCCCGCCGCTCCTAA
- a CDS encoding DNA-3-methyladenine glycosylase I, giving the protein MSKSTDKIRCAWAQTDPLLTAYHDAEWGVPEHDSRALWEKLMLDGFQAGLSWLTILRKRDAFRKAFKGFVPEKIVKFTEADVERLMQDAGIVRSRSKIEATIGNARAYLAMQAAGEDFSEFIWGMAGGKPIVNRTGSVPVKTPLSEDISAALKKRGFKFVGPVIVYAWMQATGIVDDHAHDCHRHGAKHKPKPQ; this is encoded by the coding sequence ATGAGCAAAAGCACCGACAAGATCCGCTGCGCCTGGGCCCAGACCGACCCGCTGCTGACCGCCTATCACGACGCCGAATGGGGCGTGCCCGAGCACGACAGCCGCGCGCTGTGGGAAAAGCTCATGCTCGACGGCTTCCAGGCCGGCCTCTCGTGGCTCACCATCCTGCGCAAGCGCGACGCGTTCCGCAAGGCCTTCAAGGGCTTCGTGCCGGAGAAGATCGTCAAATTCACCGAGGCCGACGTCGAGCGGCTGATGCAGGACGCCGGCATCGTGCGTTCACGCTCGAAGATCGAGGCCACCATCGGCAACGCGCGCGCCTACCTCGCGATGCAGGCGGCGGGCGAAGATTTCTCCGAATTCATCTGGGGCATGGCGGGCGGCAAGCCCATCGTCAACCGCACCGGCAGCGTGCCAGTAAAGACGCCGCTGTCGGAGGATATTTCCGCAGCGCTCAAGAAGCGCGGCTTCAAGTTCGTGGGCCCCGTCATCGTCTACGCGTGGATGCAGGCGACAGGCATCGTGGACGACCACGCGCACGACTGCCACCGGCACGGCGCCAAACACAAACCCAAGCCCCAATGA
- the gcvA gene encoding transcriptional regulator GcvA: MEHQLPPLNALRAFEATARHLSVKNAADELCVTPGAVSQLVKTLELHLGVQLFRRVNRGVFLTDAGQAYLPPVRNAFRQISDATQKVAVPAETGLLTVSATPFFASAWLVPRLKSFQDAHPDIDLQVLTSNALADFSRDGVDVAIRHGMGQYPGLASQRVLTVEMIPVAAPALVAEHGKPKKPADLLRWPRVNDADRKGWRLWFEAQGIEDAGPARGPSFDDAGLLLQAVLAGQGSALLPAAMMAPEIEQGRLVQLSKATWLEDFAYYLVCPEGSRDRPKVAAFRDWLLSAVRQKSASSGSRKRASSTVAGQAVAPPPRRRAVPKP; encoded by the coding sequence ATGGAACACCAGCTACCGCCCCTCAATGCACTCCGCGCCTTCGAAGCCACAGCGCGCCATCTCTCGGTGAAGAACGCGGCGGACGAACTGTGCGTGACCCCCGGCGCCGTGAGCCAGCTCGTCAAGACGCTGGAGCTGCACCTCGGCGTGCAGCTGTTCCGCCGCGTCAATCGCGGCGTTTTCCTGACCGACGCGGGTCAGGCCTATCTGCCGCCTGTGCGCAATGCCTTCAGGCAGATCAGCGATGCCACGCAAAAGGTGGCCGTACCAGCGGAGACCGGTCTGCTCACCGTGAGCGCCACGCCGTTCTTCGCCTCCGCATGGCTCGTGCCGCGTCTCAAGTCTTTCCAGGATGCGCATCCCGACATCGACCTGCAAGTGCTGACCAGCAATGCGCTGGCCGATTTCTCGCGCGATGGCGTTGACGTTGCCATCCGCCACGGCATGGGCCAGTACCCCGGGCTCGCCAGCCAGCGCGTGCTCACGGTCGAGATGATTCCCGTCGCCGCGCCCGCGCTGGTCGCCGAACACGGCAAGCCGAAGAAGCCGGCCGACCTGCTGCGGTGGCCGCGCGTGAACGATGCCGATCGCAAGGGCTGGCGCCTGTGGTTCGAGGCGCAGGGCATCGAAGATGCCGGCCCGGCGCGCGGGCCTTCTTTCGACGACGCCGGCCTGCTGCTGCAGGCGGTGCTCGCGGGGCAGGGCTCGGCGCTGCTGCCCGCGGCCATGATGGCTCCCGAGATCGAGCAAGGCCGCCTCGTGCAGCTCTCGAAAGCGACGTGGCTCGAAGACTTCGCGTACTACCTCGTGTGCCCCGAGGGCAGCCGCGACCGGCCGAAAGTTGCGGCTTTTCGTGACTGGCTGCTCAGCGCGGTGCGGCAGAAAAGTGCTTCGTCAGGTAGCCGCAAGAGAGCATCGTCGACAGTCGCAGGTCAGGCCGTAGCGCCGCCACCCCGGCGGCGTGCCGTGCCCAAGCCTTGA